The genomic window CCAGGAGGCCCTCAACGCCCTGGAGCCGATCGACCGCGAGGTGATCGCGCTGCGGCAATTCGAGGAGCTCAGCCGCGCCGAGGCGGCCCAGGTGCTGGGGATCACCGAGGAGGCCGGCGCCAAGCGCTACATCCGGGCCCTGCGGAGGCTCAAGTCGGTCCTGGAGGCGCGGCCGGGCGGGGCCGAGGGGCATTGAGCGATGGCGATCGGCGAGGACGAATCGGGGCGCGACGACCTGCTCGACCGGCTCGCCGAGGAGTTCGCCGCGCGGCTCCGGCGCGGGGAGCGGCCCGCGCTGAAGGAGTATGCCGACCGCTACCCGGAGCTCGCCGACGAGATCCGCGCGGTCTTCCCGGCCATGGCCCAGGTGGAGCGGGCCAAGGAGATCTGCCGGGACTGGGGCGACGAGGACGCGGCCGGCGCCGCGCCGCCGTCGCGGGTGGGCGACTACCGGATCGTCCGCGAGATCGGCCGCGGGGGCATGGGCGTGGTCTACGAGGCGGAGCAGGTCTCGCTCGGCCGCCGCGTCGCGCTGAAGGTCCTGCCCTCGCCGTCGGCCCGGGACGGCACGACGCTCGCCCGGTTCCGCCGCGAGGCCCGCGCCTCGGCCCGGCTGCACCACACCAACATCGTCCCGGTCTTCGACGTGGGCCAGGACGGGGAGGTCCGCTACTACGCGATGCAGTTCATCCAGGGCCAGAGCCTGGACGCCGTCATCCGCGAGCTCCGCCGGCTGCGGGACGGGTCGCGCCCCGGGCGCGGCGGCGGGGCGGGGGGCCGACCGGGCGGCCCGCTCACGCAGCGGATGGACGCGGAGGCCGACGTCGCACTGTCGCTGCTCACGGGCCAGTTCCGGCGGGGCCTGCCGACCGGCCCCCGGGACGACGGCGACGCGCGCGATCCGGGCGGCCCCGCCCCGCCCCGGGACGACCCCCCGACGGCCGCGGAGCCCTCGGCCGTGATGCCGGGCGGAGGGCCGCTCTCGGCCGCGGAGTCGCGGCACCGGACGTTCCACCGGGGCGTGGCCCAGGTCGGCCGCCAGGTCGCCTCGGCGCTGGCCTACGCCCACGCCCGCGGCATCCTCCACCGCGACATCAAGCCGTCGAACCTCCTGCTCGACACCGAGGGCGTCGCCTGGGTCAGCGACTTCGGCCTGGCCAAGGTGGACGACGACGACCTGACCCGGACCGGAGACATCCTGGGCACGCTCCGCTACATGGCCCCGGAGCGGTTCCGAGGCCGGGGGGACGCCCGGGCGGACGTCTACTCGCTGGGCCTGACCCTCTACGAGATGCTCGTCCTGCGGCCCGCGTTCGACTCGCCGGACCGCGTGGCGCTGAGCGAGCAGATCAAGGCCGTCGAGCCGCCCCGGCCCCGCTCGCGGGACCCGCGGATCCCCCGCGACCTGGAGACCATCGTCCTGAAGGCCATCGAGAAGGACCCGGCGCACCGCTACGCGACGGCCGAGGCGATGGCCGAGGACCTGCAGCGCTTCCTCGACGACCAGCCGGTCCTGGCGCGCCGGGCCCGCGCGGCCGAGCGGTACGCCCGATGGGCCCGGCGCAACCCGTCGGTCGCGGTCCTCGGGGGCGTGCTGACGGCGGTGCTCCTGGCGGCGACGGCCTCCTCGGTGCTCGTCGCCCGCCGGATGGCGGCGCTGGCGGAGGTCAACGAGGGCGCGGCGACGAGCGAGCGCGAGGCGAGGCTGGATGCGACGGCGGCGCGCGAGCAGGCCGACCTCCAGCGCGAGCGGGCCGAGCGGCACCTCTACACCGCCCGGATCGGCCAGGCCGAGAGCGCGCTCCGCCTGCGCGACGCCGCCACGGCGCGGGGCCTGCTGGACGAGTGCCGCCCCGGGCCGGGCGAGCCGGACCGGCGCGGCTGGGAGTGGTCCTACCTGGACCGGTGGTGCCGCCCCGCGTCGGCGACCCTCGCCCTGCCCACCGCCGCGCAATCCCGCTGCCTGGCCGCCAGCCCCGACGGCCGCATGCTGGCGGTCGGCTGCTGGGATCCCGACGCGGTGAATGCCCGGAAGGACGCGGCGGTCCCCGTCTACCTGATCGGCCTGCCGGAGGGCCGGATCCTCCGCGAGCTGGTCGGGCACGAGCTGGTCGTCCACGCCGTCGCCTTCCGGCCCGACGGGAGGCGGCTGGCGACCTTCGGGGCCGCGGATTTCGTCCGGATCTGGGACACCGGGGACGGGCGGCTGCTCCGGACCATCCGCCTGGGCCCGCCGGGCGACGCGCGCGCCCTGGGGATGGGCTGGAGCCCGGATGGCCGCCGGCTCGCCGTGGCCGCGGCCGGCGCCCCGCTCCGCGTCTGGGATCCCGAGACGGGGCGAGAGACGGCCCGGATCGCGCGGGACGCCACGGCCGTGGCCTGGGGCCCGGACGGGGCCCGGATCGCCCTGGCCCTGCCCGACGACCTCGGGCTGGAGGTCCGCCCCTGGGATCCGCGGGCCGACCGGCCGGGTGAGCCGGTGTTCGCCCGTCGCGGCCGGGCCCGCACGCTCGGCTGGTCGCCCGACGGCCGCCGGCTGGCCGCCACCTGGGGCCTGTCCGACGTGGGCCAGGCCGGGTCCCGCCTGACCGTCAGCGACGCCGCGACCGGCGAGGAGGTCTTCCGGTTCGAGGACCCCGCGGAGCTGGGGCCGGTCGCCTTCAGCCCCGACGGCGCGCGGGTGGCGGCGGGCACCGACTCCGAGGCGGTGCACGCCTTCGACGCGGCGAGCGGCCGGCGGCACGCCGCCCTGTTCACCGAGGCCACGCAGGTCACCGGCCTGGCGTTCTCCGCCGACGGGCGCCGCCTCCACGCGGCCGGCTGGGGGATGGGCGGCGTGAAGGTGTTCGACGCCCTCCGCGACCCCCGAGGCCGCCGCGTCGCGGGCCTGACGGACCGGGTCGCGGCCCTTTGGCTCGGCCGCGGCGGACTCCGGATCCGGGAGGTCGAGTGGGGATTCGGTGCGGTCAGCTCCGTCGATCCGATCGACGGCGGCGAGCGGATCGACCGGCTCATCCCCGCGACGAATCGCCCGCGCTGGCCCCGGGACGACTTCGCCTTCAGCCCCGACGGCGGGCTGATCGCGGCGCCCAGGCGCGACGAACGGTCCGCCGTCGGGGTCTGGGACGCGGCCCTCGGGCGGCGGGTCGCCACGCTGCGGGGATCGGCGGGGGCGGTCTCGGCGGTCGCATTCGGCGGGGACGGCCGCTCGCTGGCGGCCGCGGCCGGCGCGACGGAAGGGCGGCCGATCGTGACCCTCTGGGACGTGGCCTCCGGCCGGCCGGTCCGGAGCTTCGAGGCGGGGCCGGGCCTGGTCCAGGCCGTGGCCGTCAGCGGCGACGGCCGACGGCTCGCGGCGGGCGGCGGCGTGCGCCCGGGCGAGCCGTTCTGGGTCACCGCCTGGGACGCGGAGACGGGCGCCGTGGTCGGGTCCCTGGACGGCCTGGGGTGGGTCACCTCCCTGGCCTTCCACCCGGACGGGTCTCGGATCGCCGTCGCCGATTTCACCGAGGCGAAGGTCCACCTCTGGGACCTCGCCGCGGGCATCCGGATCACGAATCCCGGGCCGAAGGGCGCCAGCTGCGTCCGGTTCCTGCCCGGCGGCGAGCGGCTGGCATCCCTGGGATACGAGGGCGACGTCCACCTGGCCGACGCCCGGACCGGCCAGGAGGTGCTGGTGCTCCGCGCCTCCGGCGCGCCCGTCGGCGGCCGGGGCTACACGCCGCGGATGGCGTTCAGCCCGGACGGCTCCTGCATCGTCGCCAACGCGCCGGACAACGCGCTGAACCTCTGGGACCTCGGCCCGGCGGCCGCCCTCGCGGCCGAGCCCTCGCCCGGCGACGTCGCGGGCTGGCTGGGCCGCGGCCGCGCCCTGGCGGAGCGGGGCGACGCCGCGGGCGCCGAGTCCGCCTGGGCGCGGGCCCGCGCCCCGGAGGGCCGCGATCCGTCGCCCTGGATCGAGCACGCCGCATGGCTCCATCGCCGCGGCGATCGCGACGGGGCGCGGGAGGCCCTGGCGAGGGCCATGGCGGCCCTGCCCGACGACCCCGGGCGGTGGCTCGACCTCGGCCGGCTGCTCGGCCGGCTCGGCTGGGCGGAGGGCTCGGCGGCGGTCCTGGGGCGGGCGCGGTCCCTCTGCGAGCGGCGGCTCTCCGGAGGGCCGGGCGACGAGGCGGCCGCGGCCGCCCTGGCGGAGCTGCTCCCGGAGGCCGACGATCCGGCCGGCTGGGCCGTCCTCCGGCCCGACCGCGCGGCCTCCGCGGCGGGTGCCACGCTGGCCACGCTGCCCGACGGCTCCGTCCTGGCCGGCGGCCCGAGCCCGCCCGTCGACACCTACGCGATCGAGGCGACGGCGGGCCCGGCCGCGATCACGGCCCTGCAGCTCGAGGCGCTCACCGACCCGGCCCTGCCGGGCGGCGGGCCCGGGCGGTCGGCGTACCCCTACGGCGGCGGCCTCTTCGTCCTGCGGTCGATCCGCGTGGGCATCGCCGCCGGGCCGTCCGCGCCGGCCCCGTTCGACCCGACCGGGGCGCTCGCCGATCATCCGGAACCGGGCTCCCGCCTGCGAGGCGTCCGCGGGGCCATCGACGCCGACCCGGCGAGCATGTGGTCGATCGAGCCCTTGCCGGGCCGTCCCCACCGGGCCGTCTTCCGGCTCGCGCGGCCGATCCGGCCGGGCCGCGGCGAGAGGCTGCGCGTGGAGCTGGCCAGCGGGCACGAGCTC from Aquisphaera giovannonii includes these protein-coding regions:
- a CDS encoding protein kinase domain-containing protein is translated as MAIGEDESGRDDLLDRLAEEFAARLRRGERPALKEYADRYPELADEIRAVFPAMAQVERAKEICRDWGDEDAAGAAPPSRVGDYRIVREIGRGGMGVVYEAEQVSLGRRVALKVLPSPSARDGTTLARFRREARASARLHHTNIVPVFDVGQDGEVRYYAMQFIQGQSLDAVIRELRRLRDGSRPGRGGGAGGRPGGPLTQRMDAEADVALSLLTGQFRRGLPTGPRDDGDARDPGGPAPPRDDPPTAAEPSAVMPGGGPLSAAESRHRTFHRGVAQVGRQVASALAYAHARGILHRDIKPSNLLLDTEGVAWVSDFGLAKVDDDDLTRTGDILGTLRYMAPERFRGRGDARADVYSLGLTLYEMLVLRPAFDSPDRVALSEQIKAVEPPRPRSRDPRIPRDLETIVLKAIEKDPAHRYATAEAMAEDLQRFLDDQPVLARRARAAERYARWARRNPSVAVLGGVLTAVLLAATASSVLVARRMAALAEVNEGAATSEREARLDATAAREQADLQRERAERHLYTARIGQAESALRLRDAATARGLLDECRPGPGEPDRRGWEWSYLDRWCRPASATLALPTAAQSRCLAASPDGRMLAVGCWDPDAVNARKDAAVPVYLIGLPEGRILRELVGHELVVHAVAFRPDGRRLATFGAADFVRIWDTGDGRLLRTIRLGPPGDARALGMGWSPDGRRLAVAAAGAPLRVWDPETGRETARIARDATAVAWGPDGARIALALPDDLGLEVRPWDPRADRPGEPVFARRGRARTLGWSPDGRRLAATWGLSDVGQAGSRLTVSDAATGEEVFRFEDPAELGPVAFSPDGARVAAGTDSEAVHAFDAASGRRHAALFTEATQVTGLAFSADGRRLHAAGWGMGGVKVFDALRDPRGRRVAGLTDRVAALWLGRGGLRIREVEWGFGAVSSVDPIDGGERIDRLIPATNRPRWPRDDFAFSPDGGLIAAPRRDERSAVGVWDAALGRRVATLRGSAGAVSAVAFGGDGRSLAAAAGATEGRPIVTLWDVASGRPVRSFEAGPGLVQAVAVSGDGRRLAAGGGVRPGEPFWVTAWDAETGAVVGSLDGLGWVTSLAFHPDGSRIAVADFTEAKVHLWDLAAGIRITNPGPKGASCVRFLPGGERLASLGYEGDVHLADARTGQEVLVLRASGAPVGGRGYTPRMAFSPDGSCIVANAPDNALNLWDLGPAAALAAEPSPGDVAGWLGRGRALAERGDAAGAESAWARARAPEGRDPSPWIEHAAWLHRRGDRDGAREALARAMAALPDDPGRWLDLGRLLGRLGWAEGSAAVLGRARSLCERRLSGGPGDEAAAAALAELLPEADDPAGWAVLRPDRAASAAGATLATLPDGSVLAGGPSPPVDTYAIEATAGPAAITALQLEALTDPALPGGGPGRSAYPYGGGLFVLRSIRVGIAAGPSAPAPFDPTGALADHPEPGSRLRGVRGAIDADPASMWSIEPLPGRPHRAVFRLARPIRPGRGERLRVELASGHELVLSGTLGRFRLSVTDRPWPLYRPALRAIRADAERPGRTRLGAAYLLLGEWAPAAAALARPAPAPDGPAPDGFLLALALHHLGRRDDARAACVRALERPAINPADDPARDVAVEALATILGLDADHAEGLLLDRAFPADPFAR